DNA sequence from the Hoylesella buccalis ATCC 35310 genome:
CCGTCAACGGTTGTGCATCATGATGCTTTGGGACGTGCAATCAGAAAGGGGAGTCAACGCTTTGACGGGCAATGGCAGTTTGTTGACCAAACGTATGACGGAAGGGGACGGTTGGAAAAAGTGTCGCTTCCTTTCAGAGGAACGTCACCCAACTTCTGGGCTACCTATACCTACGACCCATACAATCGTCCGCTTACCCTGACAGAGGCCTCAGGCAAAACAACCACATGGGCTTATGACGGACTGAGCACCACCGAGACACGAAACGGCATTGCCACAACCAAAACGACAGATGAATCGGGGGCATTGATAAAAGTAGAAGATCCGGGTGGAATGATAGAATATACCTTGCGTCCGGATGGTCAGCCATCGCGCATAACGGCCCCAGGTAATGTGGTGACGTCGTTTGAATATGACCAATATGGAAGACAGACATCCATCACCGACCCCAGTGCAGGAAGACAAAGCTTCACTGAAACCTATGCTGCTGACGGCAGCAAGACATTGACGGTGACCGATGCCCGAAATGTCAGCAACACGACTGTTTACGATCAATATGGCAGGGTAGTGGAAAAACGAGCTGACACAAATACCTCATACGTTTATAATGATGACGGTACTTTAGCACAGTTATATTCAGATAATCTTAGCATGCGGGTATTTGAATATGATGAAATGGATAGGGTTGCAGCCGTTTGGGACAATCTTTCCGAAGGGAAATTCTTAGAAAAGCGGTTTACCTATCACGATGGCAACATTGCCGAAATCTCATATACCTCACAAACAGGAGCCATTGCAACAGAAAAGTATGTTTATTCCAACGGGTACAATACAGAAATCAAGCTGAATGACGACATCAGTATTTGGAAACTGACAGAAGAAAATGCCTTAGGTCAGCCCACCAAAGCCGTCACGGGAGCATTGAACCGCACTTACAGCTATACAGATTTTGGTATGCCTACCAGCCGAACGGCTGGCAACATCCAAGACTTTGCCTACGACTCCGACATTCAGACAGGTAACCTGAACAGCAGGACCGACAACACCCGCCATCTTACCGAAACGTTCGGATATGACAACCTGAACCGTCTGAGTAGCATCGGACAACAGCAGATAACCTATGCTTCCAACGGCAACATCACACAGATGCCCGGCATGGGCAGCATGCAATACAATCATGCAGACAGGCCTTATCAGGTTACCATGTTGACACCTGATGGAAACACAGTGCCATTAAGATCACAGACCGTTACGTATAATTCCATTCAACGCCCGGATGAGATTTCAGAAAACGGCATCAAAGCTTCGTTGACGTACAATGCAGACGGCGACCGGATAAAAATGATTGTAGACAGCGGAGGTTCCACTCTTCTGACACGTTATTATTTTGACGGCAAGTATGAAATTGACGGTGTCAAGGGTAATGCCGCCCAACGCTTATTCATCGGTGGCGATGCTTACAGTGCTCCGGCCGTGTATGTCAAGGAAGAAAACAGCAGTGAGTGGAAGATATATTACATCTGCCGTGACTATCTGGGCAGCATCACGCATATTGCGAATGCTGATGGCACTTTAAAACAGGAATTGAGTTATGATGCGTGGGGACGGTTGCGCAATCCTGAAACACAAGTAGCTTATGCACCGGGCACGGAGCCTGCGTTGTTCTTAGGACGTGGCTACACGGGTCATGAACATCTTCCGCAGTTCGGGCTTATCAACATGAATGCCCGCCTGTATGACCCTGTCTTGGGCCGTTTCCTCAGCCCTGACCCATACGTGCAGATGCCAGACTTTACGCAGAGCTTCAACAGGTACAGCTATTGTTTGAATAATCCGCTGGTGTATGTGGATGGGGATGGGGAGTTCTGGCATCTTATAATAGGGGCAGTCATAGGTGGAATTGTAAATTGGGCTTCACATGGATTTAAATTTAACGCAAAAGGACTTGGCTATTTTGCTGTTGGGGCAGCAGCAGGTGCATTAGGTGCTGGTGTTGGTGCAGGAATAAGCTCTGTTTTGCCAATTGCAGGTCAAATGTCGGGCGGTTTTGTTGCGGGTTTTTTTGGAACTAGTACAGCAACAACTGCCACCACAAGCTTTGTGTCTGGAGCTTTGATAGGAGGAGGTGCAGGACTAAGCAGTGGATTTGTTTCTGGTTTTGGAAATGGACTGATGCAAAATCAAACTTTTGGACAGGCACTTTTGAGTGGTGCGAGAGATGGTCTTATAGGAATGGGTGTCGGTGGAGTAGTGGGTGGAATAGCTAGTGGAATTTCCGCAAGCATTGATGGTAGGAATTTTTGGGATGGATCAAGAGTAACTAATACTGAAGTTCTTGGTAACGCTAATCTCCCTAGTGTTATACAAAATAATGATATGAATTGTGGTCCTGCTACATCTCAAGCCAATACTGGAGTTTCACAAGATGTGTATAGAGATCATTTAGTGAAAAAATATAATTATGGAATAAATGACCCAGTTAAACCGTTAGATATGAATAAAGCGATTACAGATTTAACTGGGCGGGCAGTTAAACCTTTAGGGACAGAGTTACCTTCTGACGTACTGGGTGCTAAACAATTGTCTGGTTTGTTAAATGGTGGAAATCGGTTTATGTTATCCTCTGGAACGGGGACTGCAATAAATCATGCTACAGCATTAAACAAAATTTCGGTACTTACTATACAAAAAATATCTGGTGTTACCTTCCAAAAAGTTGTGTATCAAGTTATGGATCCAGCTTCTGGAGTTTTCAGAAATATTGGTGCACGTTCAATAGATTTTATATGGAGAATACTTCCCTAAAAATTGCATTATGAAAAAAAATATAATATTATTAATTATGTTGTTGCCATCATTTATAAATGTTATACCTCAAAAAATAATTCCCAAGATCGAAATAAAGCAGTTAGAAAAACAGGCAATTTGTAAAATGCGGAAATTATTTGATATTCCAAAGGAAGAACAACTTTTTGCTACAGTTCTTTTTGAAGTCTTGGATAGTACTCAGACATATTCAGTATCTCCAACTTTTGAGAAAAATAATAAGATATGTAATTATTTAGAAAGGTTAAAAATAATTCATTATGAGATATTTGTATATGATAGTGAATTAAAAAGTGTTTTTGTTGTCAATCGGGTATTTTTAGGAAAAGGAAGATATAAAAAAAGGTATTATGTAGGAAAAGAAGATGATTTTATCATCTCAACTTTCTTACTTAAAAATAATTACGATTATGTTTTAAACCTTATAGATGCACCATCACAAGGAAATAAACTTGTGTTATTATGTTGCAAGAATACAAAAATGGATTTAGCATTTTTGAAAGATGAAACAATTAAATCAAGACCAGTATGTAATGAAGATACTTTTATTTTTGGTGAGTGATCGTATAAATCAGTCCGGGTAATGGCTGTTCAACACGGTAAATCCGAATGGATCTGCGCCTTTTCTGATTATTGATTTTTATCCCATTTTATTTGTGTGATTCAAAAATAGTGTTTATATTTGCAATACCATACAAGAATATATGGCGTTATATTCTGATTTTATTGATTGCTTATCTCTAAAGACTAAAACCTTAGGGCGTATGAAACACTTTATTCTAACCATGGTATGGGCATGCATAGCCCTACAAGCCTATGCACAACAGTCTTTGTCGTATGCCTATGATGCTGCGTGAAATCAGAAAGGGGAGTCAACGCTTTGACGGGAGCTGGTGTAGGTGCAATTACTGGTGCCGCTTCTGGTTTTAAATATGCTAGGGATAATAAAGTGAATCCGTGGACGGGTAAAAAATATATATCTAATGATGTTATACAAAAGTTTAATGAACATGCTTTTTCAAATAATAGACATGAGGATATAGGAATATCTAAGTCAGATATTACAAGTCATGTGGAAGATTTTGTAATCAAAAATAAATTCAATTTGCGAGAAGGCAGTAATACTTTTCAAGGTACAATTAATGGCATACAAAAGTCTTTAATTATCAATGTGCACAATGGACAAATTCGTTCATTAAACTTATTTCCTGGATATTCAAACCGTCCGACGGCAAATCCTATTATTAAATTTGGAGAATTAAAATGGTAGAAAATAAATCAATAATTATAAATGATGACAATTATTTAAAATATCAAAAAAATAATATAATCATAATAGAAGGTATTAGCAATGTGAATATTGACTTCAATTATTCTGAAATAAAAACACCTGTTTATATAAAAGAATGTGTAATAAAGAATATGTATTTGAATTCAACGTGGTTTCGCAAAGGATTTGTATTAGAGAATTGCATAGTTCTTAATGATATAAATCATGAGATGGGCGGACATAATTATTCGGAAATACATATACATAATAATATCTTCCTTGGTTTTTTTGATTTTTTTGATTGTCATTTTTTTGAAAGAATGACTGTTAATAATAATATTTTTATAAAAGGTACTAATTTGATAGGTAATACATGTAAAGGATATAAAAACATATTTGATAAAGGATTGGAATTATATGAAAATATAGGACGATTGAATGAGGAAAATTAACGTTGCTTATCCAAGTTATAATAACGTAAAAGATCAACCGATAGGTTTAAGCAATGCCCGAAATGCAAAATTAGCAGATGTTGTGATAAAGGAGAACCCCAAAATATTGTTTTCGCTATCTCAAAACGATAAAATCAGGCTAATGGGACAAAGAAGTTAAGCACATTTTTGTCACATTAGCCAAAAGATTATTTTTTGTGTTGTTGTATGAATTATGGTTTTAAAACAACTGACTTAGTCCGCATAGACCGTTCTACAACGATTTATTTTGATGTGTTAAATTATACTTTGCCAGCATTACAAAAAGTTGATAGTTTAGCAAAAAGCTTCATTTCAACTATAGAAATTTTTATAAAAACAACAATTTAAGATGGACACCCTGGTAGCACATTTTTAATAGGAGGCGATGAACATGGTTTCATGTATGATTCCACAGATGATCGCCCTGATATTTGTCCAATTTGTAAAAATAGGATAAAAGATGTTCCTAATCCTAATTATAAATTGAAAAGCCGTCGTAATATGGTAACGACGTATGACCATTATACGATTGTTTCTGAGCAGTTTCGGGAGTTTTGTCTCTGTAACGAATATGCCAATATTCATTTTACTGAACTGATCAAGTGTAAAGGATATTATATACTTGATGTGGGAAATGTTTGTTATTTAGATGAAGAGAGAGGTCATACACAATTTATTCGCCACCGCAATTGTTGTGGTAGTTATGACGAAGTAATAAGTCCTTCTATGTATCTCTCAATAGAAAACAACTTTCTATCAAACGATTTTATTTGTAGAAGTTACTATAGTTACGGCTCATTCTATTACAAATTATATAAAATAATCATAGGGGTTGAAACCAAACAAAAGATGATGAAAGCTAACTTAAAAGGAATATATTATGGGAATATTTTTCAATAGGAAGAAAAAGTTTGAACTACAATACGGGTCTTCTAAACCAATAGAAGATACAAGCCTTGAAGATTTTTTGCGATATCCAATTTGGTTATGGGACTATGCAAATGAAGGTGTGGGTGAACAGGACGAGACATGGATTCATCCTGTTGTTAACAGTTATGATGTAACTGATGATATGCAGGATGCTCATATCTTGTTGAGGGATACAAAAAACCGAGAATGGTACGTGGCATTATTAGATGTAAAAAAGAACCAAATAACAGATTTATTCTTAATGACAAAGAATGTCGATATTTACATTAATGAGACAATGATGAAAGGTTTGCCTAAGAAAAAGATTACCTTGAAGGCTATCCCTACTATAAATGGTGAAAGTGGTGTCATATTTGAAGTCCAGGTTCCTGCCAATATCTATGAGTCTACTAACCTGTGTTCGGTATAAGAGAGATGCTTTAAAAGTTGGTAATCTAGCTAATTTATAGTACCTTTAATACTGTAAATGCAGATTCAAAATCGAAGTGCAAAACTTTCTGGCTGACTCTACGTTAGGCTCTACCGTGTTGTTTGCAAACTTAAAAAGGTTGAATAAATTTTGTGGTGTCTGTAATTTGGTGTACTTTTGTACACTTGGTAAATTTAAGTATGCAGATGAATTTTAAGAAGAAGAAAAGATGGCATGCCTTGTCAGGGCAGCCCTTAACTGATCTTGACAAACAGGTGATGTACTGGGAAAATAAGGGTAAACTGGTTCCCACTCGCGAATTAATCAAAACTCCGGAGCAAATAGAAGGTATCAGAAAGTCAGGCGTGGTGAACACGGGTGTGCTGGACGAAGTGGCCAAACAGATTCACGAGGGGATGGATACGCAGGAAATTGATGATATCTGCATGAAATATTGCGAAGAACACCATGCCATTCCGGCTTGTCTCAACTATGAAGGCTTCCCTAAAAGTGTTTGTACCAGTATCAATGAAGTGGTGTGTCATGGCATCCCTAAGAAAGAAGATGTACTGAAAAACGGTGATATTATCAATGTGGACATGACGACCATTGTGGACGGCTATTACGCAGATGCCTCGCGCATGTTTATCATCGGTAAGACAACTCCGGAGAAAGAGCAGCTGGTACGCGTTGCGAAAGAATGCCTGGAGATTGGTGCGGAAGCAGCGAAACCATATAGCTTTGTGGGCGATATAGGCCACGCTATTCAGAAACATGCCGAAAAATACCATTATGGAGTTGTAAGAGACTTATGCGGACACGGCGTTGGAATAAAATTTCACGAAGAACCTGATGTCATGCACTTCGGTCACAAAGGCACCGGCATGTTGCTGGTACCGGGTATGGTGTTTACCATAGAACCGATGATTAACATGGGCACCTGGAAAGTTTTCATCGATGCAGAAGATCCATACGGCTGGGAAATCGTCACTGGTGACGAACTGCCCAGTGCACAGTGGGAGCATACTTTTGTGATGACCGAACACGGCGTTGAGATTTTGACACACTAAATAGCTTTGATGGTGCAGTTAAATAGCTTTGATGGTGCTGTAAAGATGCGAAGAAGCCGCTGACTGCGCCCCGCTGAAGGAAAGAATTTAATCATGAAGGAAGACATATATATATTAGGTATAGAGAGCAGTTGCGATGACACGTCAGCAGCTGTTCTGCGCAATGATGTGTTGTTGAGCAATGTAACAGCTTCGCAAGCCGTGCATGAAGCCTATGGTGGAGTGGTGCCAGAACTGGCATCACGCGCTCATCAACAAAACGTAGTGCCTGTTGTGGATCAGGCGTTGAAACGCGCGGGCATCACCAAAGAACAATTAAGTGCAATAGCCTTTACGCGCGGGCCAGGCCTGATGGGGTCGCTG
Encoded proteins:
- the map gene encoding type I methionyl aminopeptidase, producing MNFKKKKRWHALSGQPLTDLDKQVMYWENKGKLVPTRELIKTPEQIEGIRKSGVVNTGVLDEVAKQIHEGMDTQEIDDICMKYCEEHHAIPACLNYEGFPKSVCTSINEVVCHGIPKKEDVLKNGDIINVDMTTIVDGYYADASRMFIIGKTTPEKEQLVRVAKECLEIGAEAAKPYSFVGDIGHAIQKHAEKYHYGVVRDLCGHGVGIKFHEEPDVMHFGHKGTGMLLVPGMVFTIEPMINMGTWKVFIDAEDPYGWEIVTGDELPSAQWEHTFVMTEHGVEILTH
- a CDS encoding RHS repeat domain-containing protein, with the protein product MVILFSKKFVPLHTTTAQTYDNLVTSGRYLIGQPVTKTVTNVRGGTSWVNKETITYNTNRLPESRISYIQDNKVNETRWTYDAYGNMTSELSAPYDVATFLGTTFTYDAEGRNLASSTNALGQTTTYANYDKFGHAGTVTDFKHRTTSYQYDAWGQLISTQHPDGTKEEVKTDWGGQGLYTVTNTATGKPSTVVHHDALGRAIRKGSQRFDGQWQFVDQTYDGRGRLEKVSLPFRGTSPNFWATYTYDPYNRPLTLTEASGKTTTWAYDGLSTTETRNGIATTKTTDESGALIKVEDPGGMIEYTLRPDGQPSRITAPGNVVTSFEYDQYGRQTSITDPSAGRQSFTETYAADGSKTLTVTDARNVSNTTVYDQYGRVVEKRADTNTSYVYNDDGTLAQLYSDNLSMRVFEYDEMDRVAAVWDNLSEGKFLEKRFTYHDGNIAEISYTSQTGAIATEKYVYSNGYNTEIKLNDDISIWKLTEENALGQPTKAVTGALNRTYSYTDFGMPTSRTAGNIQDFAYDSDIQTGNLNSRTDNTRHLTETFGYDNLNRLSSIGQQQITYASNGNITQMPGMGSMQYNHADRPYQVTMLTPDGNTVPLRSQTVTYNSIQRPDEISENGIKASLTYNADGDRIKMIVDSGGSTLLTRYYFDGKYEIDGVKGNAAQRLFIGGDAYSAPAVYVKEENSSEWKIYYICRDYLGSITHIANADGTLKQELSYDAWGRLRNPETQVAYAPGTEPALFLGRGYTGHEHLPQFGLINMNARLYDPVLGRFLSPDPYVQMPDFTQSFNRYSYCLNNPLVYVDGDGEFWHLIIGAVIGGIVNWASHGFKFNAKGLGYFAVGAAAGALGAGVGAGISSVLPIAGQMSGGFVAGFFGTSTATTATTSFVSGALIGGGAGLSSGFVSGFGNGLMQNQTFGQALLSGARDGLIGMGVGGVVGGIASGISASIDGRNFWDGSRVTNTEVLGNANLPSVIQNNDMNCGPATSQANTGVSQDVYRDHLVKKYNYGINDPVKPLDMNKAITDLTGRAVKPLGTELPSDVLGAKQLSGLLNGGNRFMLSSGTGTAINHATALNKISVLTIQKISGVTFQKVVYQVMDPASGVFRNIGARSIDFIWRILP